The Bacillota bacterium genomic interval ATTCTTTCATCTAGAGACTCCGTCATGGTCGTGTACCGTTTTCGCAGTTCATCACGACACACATTGGTGGCAATGCGACATATCCAGGTAAGAAAAGACGATTCCCCTCGAAAATGCTTGATTGACTGGAAAGCCCTGAGAAAAGCCTCCTGCGCAAGGTCACTGGCATCTTCGTGGTTTCCTATGAGGCGGTAGACAACAGTATATACTTTCCGTTCATAGCGGCAGATAAGCTCTTCAAAGGCGTCAATGTCGCCATTTCTGCTTTTCGTTACTAACTCCTGTTCGTTGTACAAGGTTAGCTGCCCCCTTCCACGTATCATTTACATTTAGACGATAATAAATAGAGAAAGTTCCCACTCAAACAATTTTAACATAATTACAACCTTGCTAGGATATCCTTTTTGATTATGGGTAAAATAACCATAAGAAAGGAGGGATATCACTAAATCGCAGATGGCAAAGAAAAAAGCTGACCGTATTCCTGCTGCCGGAATCAAAAACCCTGGCCGGCAAAGAATTCACGAAAAAGCACTGGAACTGTCCCCCCCTAATCCCGACGGCGGTTGACCACCAATAAAGAAAAGGTAGTTAACCTAAATTATAAACCAATAATTAAGGAGGTCCTTTATGGACAAGAATAGGATGAAACCCAATCAACCAGGTAACGAAAAGAAAAAATACGAGCAAGAAACTGCAGCCGAAATAGGAGCCAATAGGCTCAAAAACGCGGGCCGAACCGCAACCGTACCAACAGGCTATACAATCCCCAATAAAATGAACCAGGAATTCGCGGACGAAATGGACACCTTCAAAAATACCGGCGCGGGTAAGGATAGAACCACTATTGTTCCGCCCGTCACAAGAGCTGACCGCGAAACCAGCCCTGGTACGGAAAGAATGGCAGATACGAAAAAAGACGATAATAAGAAGACCACTTAGTTACCCTGCACCTATCGAGCGCATAAGTACGAGTTATACCGCCGCTTTGGGAATAAACAGGATTCTTGGGTTCAGGTGGAGTTTTACTCCACCTGAACCCAAGAAACCGTTATCCAGGAGCTTAGCGCCGCTTATCTCCCACGATTTCCTCTTTTGCTATTTACCTTTTTTACCATTTACCTTTTTACATTTACCTTTTTTACCTTGTTGACAGCGCAATTCATCTCTGGTAGAATGATTTTTGCATTCCAAATTACATTATGCCGCGGTGGCGGAATTGGCAGACGCAGCAGACTCAAAATCTACTTCGTGCTTTCACCCGTCGGTGTGTGCAAACCCTGATAATACAGGGCTTTTAAAAACAAAATAATTGTTTTGGTTTTAATATCCCTCCTAAATGTCCCTCCTAATTCTAAAGGCGGATTAAAGGCAGGGAAATTAAAAT includes:
- a CDS encoding sigma-70 family RNA polymerase sigma factor — encoded protein: MYNEQELVTKSRNGDIDAFEELICRYERKVYTVVYRLIGNHEDASDLAQEAFLRAFQSIKHFRGESSFLTWICRIATNVCRDELRKRYTTMTESLDER